From the Lathyrus oleraceus cultivar Zhongwan6 chromosome 4, CAAS_Psat_ZW6_1.0, whole genome shotgun sequence genome, one window contains:
- the LOC127076749 gene encoding UPF0481 protein At3g47200 produces MGSETETQIHHIVNIPEMIEPMLHEQCCIYKVPNHLLKLNEEAFTPKFISIGPFHSHNPELNQEKQKQRYFHAFWKRLSNKQGLALVHYKGFLEETKENIAKCYSKHDVCVLDKFVEMILLDSVFIMELFLRKSNESEQKNDFMFMTSWIYRITQRDLLLLENQIPMFVLEELHKRVLGGNCVSFIELAFNYFEDYYPQKKSLKDEMIRKCESCKHFTDLIRYSYLPRKIQEKGVNQSENFTKFSSEYVLRTATKLNEAGISFEKVQGRSYCDIKFKKTPILNWFLCLGCLPCFRFVESKLRIPHLKVDQSTECVLRNLIALEQCHYSNQPFVCNYVSLIDSLIHTHEDVELLVDTEIVSHELGSHAELATLVNCLCRHVVVTSNCYGEMVKELNEHYNNVWKHYMGMLRSVYFRDPWRLSSTVVGVSIFLFAFVNFLKVIGVFSPKY; encoded by the coding sequence ATGGGTTCTGAGACAGAAACACAGATTCATCACATAGTTAACATTCCAGAAATGATTGAACCTATGTTACATGAACAATGTTGCATTTACAAGGTTCCTAACCATCTTCTGAAGTTGAATGAAGAAGCTTTTACTCCAAAGTTCATCTCAATAGGTCCTTTTCATAGCCACAATCCTGAGCTAAATCAAGAGAAACAGAAACAAAGGTACTTTCATGCGTTTTGGAAACGTTTATCAAACAAACAAGGTTTAGCTTTGGTTCACTATAAGGGTTTTCTTGAAGAAACTAAAGAGAATATTGCTAAATGTTACTCTAAGCATGATGTTTGTGTTTTGGATAAGTTTGTGGAAATGATTTTGTTAGATTCGGTTTTCATTATGGAGTTGTTTTTGAGAAAAAGTAATGAATCTGAACAGAAGAATGATTTCATGTTTATGACTTCATGGATTTATAGAATCACACAGAGGGATTTGTTGTTGCTTGAAAATCAGATTCCTATGTTTGTTTTGGAGGAATTACACAAAAGGGTTTTGGGTGGAAATTGTGTTAGTTTTATTGAACTTGCTTTTAATTACTTTGAAGATTATTATCCTCAGAAAAAAAGTTTAAAAGATGAGATGATTCGGAAGTGTGAATCTTGCAAGCATTTCACTGATTTGATTCGATATAGTTATCTTCCGAGAAAGATTCAAGAAAAGGGCGTGAATCAATCGGAAAATTTCACGAAATTTTCATCGGAGTATGTACTTAGGACCGCGACAAAGTTGAATGAAGCAGGAATTAGCTTTGAGAAAGTTCAAGGTCGAAGCTATTGCGACATAAAGTTTAAGAAAACACCAATCTTGAACTGGTTTTTGTGCTTAGGTTGTTTACCCTGTTTCAGATTTGTGGAATCTAAGTTACGAATCCCGCATTTGAAAGTGGATCAATCGACGGAATGTGTTCTTAGGAACCTGATCGCGTTGGAACAATGTCATTATTCGAACCAACCTTTCGTGTGCAACTATGTTTCGTTGATTGATTCGTTGATTCATACGCACGAAGATGTTGAGTTGTTGGTTGACACGGAAATTGTTAGTCATGAACTGGGGAGTCACGCGGAATTGGCGACTTTGGTTAATTGTCTTTGCAGGCATGTTGTGGTGACATCAAATTGTTATGGTGAAATGGTGAAGGAACTGAATGAACATTATAATAATGTTTGGAAACATTATATGGGAATGTTGAGATCTGTTTATTTTCGTGATCCTTGGAGACTTAGCTCAACTGTTGTTGGAGTTTCTATTTTCTTGTTTGCTTTTGTTAATTTTCTTAAAGTTATTGGTGTGTTTAGTCCTAAATACTGA